Proteins encoded by one window of Aspergillus chevalieri M1 DNA, chromosome 6, nearly complete sequence:
- a CDS encoding ribose phosphate diphosphokinase subunit PRS1 (COG:F;~EggNog:ENOG410PFQH;~InterPro:IPR029057,IPR000836,IPR000842,IPR029099, IPR005946;~PFAM:PF14572,PF13793;~go_function: GO:0000287 - magnesium ion binding [Evidence IEA];~go_function: GO:0004749 - ribose phosphate diphosphokinase activity [Evidence IEA];~go_process: GO:0009116 - nucleoside metabolic process [Evidence IEA];~go_process: GO:0009156 - ribonucleoside monophosphate biosynthetic process [Evidence IEA];~go_process: GO:0009165 - nucleotide biosynthetic process [Evidence IEA];~go_process: GO:0044249 - cellular biosynthetic process [Evidence IEA]), whose translation MRGVQIFTGTSHPALAETICERLGAVPARADLGKFSNGETRVNINVSVRNQDVYIVQSGSSKINDSVMELLIMISACKGGSARSITAVMPYFPYSRQSKKKSHRGAITARMLANLLSVAGVDHVVTLDLHASQMQGFFGKPVDNLFAEPFIARWIRMNVPNWREAVVVSKNAGGTKRVTSLADTLKLNFGIVTTDRRRPKASANMADSTLFFDAAEPETARTPKDHQPFDLQLQSANDSPEEALSETNDDLDSQSVSDNHLRPDTPPAARRPSELEATQEQTDVRVCDVITGRLVQGQLVDDDYPSTAHTSVPVSGGTTPAPTGYQHNADIVPDSMVNSLISTTSSLPPDHALGGTFDAAESSDEEGSAGQNESEKTITLVGDVRNRTVFIVDDMIDKCGSWIAAAETVVKRGGAKKVYCIATHGLFGEESLDQLEACDSIDYIVVTNTFPIAPETVKRSKKLIIIDVSSLLAESIRRHHYGESVSALFHLNTNE comes from the exons ATGAGAGGAGTACAGATCTTTACCGGGACTTCGCATCCGGCTCTTGCTGAGACCATCTGTGAGCGTCTGGGTGCTGTCCCTGCTCGGGCAGACCTGGGGAAATTCAGCAATGGGGAAACCAGGGTGAACATCAACGTCTCAGTACGGAACCAAGATGTCTATATTGTGCAGagcggcagcagcaagaTCAATGACAGTGTTATGGAGCTACTGATCATGATCTCTGCTTGCAAAGGTGGCTCTGCAAGATCCATCACAG CGGTTATGCC GTACTTCCCATATTCTCGCCAatccaagaagaagagccaTCGTGGCGCTATCACGGCTCGTATGCTTGCCAATCTTCTCTCAGTAGCTGGTGTCGACCACGTCGTGACATTAGATTTGCAT GCATCGCAAATGCAAGGATTCTTCGGCAAGCCTGTAGATAACTTGTTTGCTGAGCCCTTTATTGCCCGGTGGATCCGGATGAACGTGCCCAACTGGAGAGAGGCCGTTGTCGTTAGCAAGAATGCCGGAGGCACGAAACGTGTTACGTCGCTAGCAGACACACTTAAGCTGAACTTTGGCATTGTCACAACCGACAGACGGCGCCCGAAGGCGTCTGCTAATATGGCTGACAGCACGCTTTTCTTCGATGCTGCCGAGCCGGAAACGGCTCGCACTCCGAAAGACCATCAGCCGTTCGATCTCCAGCTTCAATCTGCCAATGACTCGCCAGAAGAGGCTCTTAGCGAGACGAACGACGATCTCGACTCACAGTCTGTGTCGGACAACCATCTAAGACCGGACACACCACCTGCGGCTCGTCGTCCTTCTGAATTGGAAGCTACACAGGAGCAAACAGATGTCCGGGTGTGTGATGTGATTACAGGCCGCCTCGTGCAGGGTCAACTCGTCGACGATGATTATCCTTCCACGGCCCATACTTCTGTGCCTGTATCAGGCGGAACCACTCCGGCGCCAACTGGTTATCAACACAATGCGGACATTGTTCCCGATTCCATGGTGAACTCTCTCATTTCTACTACGTCGTCGTTACCGCCCGACCACGCACTCGGAGGTACATTTGATGCTGCAGAGTCGTCCGACGAGGAAGGCAGTGCTGGGCAGAATGAATCCGAGAAGACAATCACCTTGGTCGGAGATGTCCGCAACAGAACCGTCTTCATTGTTGATGACATGATTGACAAGTGCGGATCGTGGATCGCGGCCGCGGAAACAGTTGTGAAGCGTGGTGGAGCCAAGAAGGTCTACTGTATTGCTACGCATGGACTTTTTGGGGAAGAATCTCTCGACCAGTTGGAAGCCTGTGACTCGATTGATTACATTGTCGTGACGAACACATTCCCCATTGCTCCGGAGACGGTGAAGAGATCGAAGAAGTTGATCATCATCGACGTCTCGAGTCTTCTCGCGGAGAGCATCAGACGCCACCACTACGGTGAAAG TGTCTCTGCACTTTTCCACCTCAACACGAATGAGTAA
- the MET8 gene encoding bifunctional precorrin-2 dehydrogenase/sirohydrochlorin ferrochelatase MET8 (COG:H;~EggNog:ENOG410PFN2;~InterPro:IPR006367,IPR028281,IPR028161,IPR028162, IPR036291;~PFAM:PF13241,PF14823,PF14824;~go_function: GO:0004325 - ferrochelatase activity [Evidence IEA];~go_function: GO:0043115 - precorrin-2 dehydrogenase activity [Evidence IEA];~go_process: GO:0006779 - porphyrin-containing compound biosynthetic process [Evidence IEA];~go_process: GO:0019354 - siroheme biosynthetic process [Evidence IEA];~go_process: GO:0055114 - oxidation-reduction process [Evidence IEA]), which produces MSHKYPPVQGGGSLIIAWQAKDKNIVVVGGGEVAAGRILHALNADAKVTVICPASGLNDEVAFRVSEGQVSHKNKHFEPADLDGADMVLCAIDDPEASSRVWKLCKEKRIPANIADVPPECDFYFGSVYRDGPLQVMVSTNGNGPRLARIVRKKIADAIPDNMGTAIDNVGKLRKKLREISPTAEEGPKRMKWMSGVCESWSLEELVQMGEQDMDRLLAHYASEEIPGFQQIRASNT; this is translated from the exons ATGTCGCATAAATATCCTCCTGTCCAGGGAGGTGGCTCTCTGATCATTGCTTGGCAGGCTAAAGATAAGAATATCGTTGTTGTTGGGGGTGGTGAG GTAGCCGCCGGACGCATCCTCCATGCCCTCAATGCTGATGCCAAAGTAACCGTCATCTGCCCAGCATCAGGTTTGAACGATGAAGTAGCCTTTCGAGTCTCCGAGGGACAAGTTTCCCATAAAAATAAGCATTTTGAACCGGCCGATCTAGACGGAGCGGACATGGTACTTTGCGCCATTGACGACCCAGAAGCATCATCTCGTGTGTGGAAGCTATGCAAGGAGAAGCGCATTCCTGCCAACATTGCAGATGTGCCTCCAGAATGTGATTTCTATTTTGGCAGCGTTTACCGGGATGGCCCTTTACAAGTGATGGTCAGCACCAATGGGAACGGGCCTAGGCTGGCCAGAATTGTCCGGAAGAAGATTGCAGACGCCATTCCAGACAATATGGGGACGGCGATAGACAATGTGGGAAAATTACGGAAAAAGCTGAGGGAGATATCTCCCACTGCCGAAGAAGGCCCGAAAAGAATGAAGTG GATGTCTGGTGTCTGCGAATCCTGGAGCTTAGAGGAATTAGTGCAGATGGGCGAGCAGGATATGGATCGCCTCCTTGCCCACTACGCATCTGAGGAGATTCCAGGCTTTCAACAGATCCGAGCCAGCAACACTTAA